Below is a window of Blastocatellia bacterium DNA.
CATTCAGTCAATGGAATTGGATAGAACGCGGATGAGGCGGATGCGGCGGATTTTCGCCGATTGATCCGCGTTGATCAGCCCAATCCGTGTCATCCGTGTTCCATGAACGGCATTAGTTCGTGAAGTTGGATAGAACGCGGATGAGGCGGATGCGGCGGATTTTCGCCGATTGATCCGCGTTGATCAGCCCAATCCGTGTCGTCCGTGTTCCATGAGCTTCTTCACTTCACGCCATTGGCCAGCGATGGCCTCTCTGACACGTTCTCACTAAGCAACGTGACAAAAGTTCGTGGCGTTTTTGGAGTGCTGCGACGTGTCGCAGCTTTGACCGGAAAGCGGTGATACGTCACCGCACGCCAAAACATCCCGTCCCCCAAAATGCCCCAGAACGTTTGTCCAGCTACTTAGAATGTAAATTTGACCGCCAGTTGCACTTGCAACGGATCACCAACGCCCAGTCGCAAGAAGCCATCGAAATTGAACAATCCCGGCGTCACCAGCGGATTGATGTTGTTCTTGTTGTTGAACGTGTTAAACATCTCGAAGATTGGCACAATGGCGTAGCGGCCGTCACCCCAGCGGAATGGCCGCTGCACGCGCCAATCGAACGAGAAGTATTCGTTGTCTTTTCGAATAGTGTTGCGTCCGCGATCCACGCCGTTGAGCACACGCGGTTCCGGCGTAATCGGCTGCGCCGACCGTGCCTGGATTCTCACATTACCCTCGAAGCCGGCTGGCAATTCGCTGAACAAGTAGAAATTGAACTTGTGGCGAATGTCGCGGTCCGAGTTGGAGTAATCCTTCGAGTAATCGTCGGGGTCAAAGCTGCGGTCGGTAAACGGATCGCGCTCATTGGAATCGTCGTCAAGGTCTTTCGAGTAGACGTAGTTCCAGTCAAATTGAAATCCTTTGCTGAACCGCTTGCGCATGCCGACGGTGAAACCACGATAGAGCGACTTAGCCGAGCTGGACGTGACAAAGATGTCGCCAAGCGCCGGACTAAACGCGCCGGATCGAGCAACTAATCGGCGTCGTTGCAGATTATAAAATCGGGTCAGGTGGACGCCCTTGGCGTGGGTGAAGTCCAAATACAATGCGAGGTCCCGAACCAGTTCCTGCTCAAACGCCACGTTGGTCGTGTAGACGCGCGGATTGTCATAATCGCGGCTAAAGACGCGGACGCCGGTGAAGCAAGGAAACGGATTTGAGCCGCAGGGGGTTAACGGCCCCGGTGGAACAACGCCGGGGAAGACGGGCGCCGGCACGCCGAACATGCGGATCAAGTCGGTATTGACGAAGTTGGTCCGCTGTTGCGCGCCGTTGGTCGTAATCGAACCGACTTGCGTTAGCATGTTCTGGCGAGCATAGTAGATGCCCCAGCTTGCGCGGATAACCGACTTCTGGTTGTTGCCCACGTCCCAAGCAAATCCCAAGCGCGGTTGGAATTGCTTCGTCTGATTGGGAAGCCTGCCATTGGAGGGGAAGAGCGGATGATTCAACGCAAAGCCGTATGCCGTGCGTGATGGTTCAACTACCGGATCAGGGAAAATCTGGGCATCCCAACGCAGCCCATAATTGAACGTGAAGCCGGGAACGATTTGCCATTTGTCCTGAATGAACAGGGCATAGTCCTCATTACTGATTTCGGATGCGCCCGGCGGCGGCACGTTCGGCAAGCCGCTGGGTATGCCGTCCTGCAAGTAGAACAACAGCGGGCCGCCCGTCGGCGTGGAACCAGCCGGGCAGGGAGTGGGCGCGGTGACGTAGCGACCGTTTGAGCAAGCGACCGTCTGCGGCCCAAAGCCCGGCCCCGTCGCAGCCGGTGAGGCATAACGCAAGAATCCAACGACGCTGTCAAACAAATACCGCCCCGTGAAGAATCCGCGGAAGACTTGATCATTGACCGTGTGTAACCATTCACCACCGAACTTGATGGTATGGTTTCCGCGAATGATGGAGACATTGTCTTTTATCTGAGTCCGCCAGATCAACTCATCAATATTCGGCTGAAGAAAGAACGGGTTGCCGAAGCGAAACGTAGGGCTGAAACCCATCGCCACATCAGCCGGGATGTTTGACTTGACGGCTGAGCGCGGTCGCGTTTCGCGCAGATAGGTGAAATGGCCTTCGTTGGAAACGCGCGCCGACGCGGTCGTAAACAAATTGAACTTGAGCGAATTGATCTTGGATGGGCCTTCGATGCCGTTGGCTGAATTCCCGTAGGTGGCCACATCGAACGTCTGATTCTCGTTACGTGAATAGACGAAGTTGTAAGAGAACGAGAACAGATTATTCGGCGTCAGATTCCAGTCAATCTTTCCCAGCGCCGCCGAATTGCGAATTGGGTGCTTGACCGGATTGCCTTCGGCTTGATTGAAGCGAGTCTGGAAGAAATTGATTAACGCCAATCGCTGACAATCAGGATTCGTGGCAATCAAGGCTTCATTCGCAGTGATCGTTGGCGCTTGAATCGGGCAGGGCGTGCCAATTGGCACACTCAGATTCGGTCGGGTCAAATTCTCCAGGATTTGTTCAAACGCGCCGAAGTAGAACGCCCTATCCTTGGCGATCGGGCCGCCGATCGTGCCGCCCAATTGCTCACGATGAAAATCGGTCAACGGCTCGCCGGTCGAGGTATTGGCTGTGAGCGCTTCCAATCGCTGAAAGTGAAACAAACTTCCATGCACCTCGTTGGTGC
It encodes the following:
- a CDS encoding carboxypeptidase regulatory-like domain-containing protein; the protein is MMVKMLRWSLLYLIILFGVVSNVSAQTQITTGVIQGTVFDEAGATVPGATVEVRNLDTNLTRSITTGDEGRFVFVQLPPGRYSLTVSKSGFATLVQENLPLTVGQAVNLNLTMKVSQIEERVTITATPTIDTTKTEASSTLNEIAVSNTPVLGRKFEDLFTLTPGVSVTQGPDGDEINFAGQRGIFNNISLDGGDYNNGFFGEQAGGQRTAIDITLEAVKEFQVIATGANAEFGRTAGGVVNVITKSGTNEVHGSLFHFQRLEALTANTSTGEPLTDFHREQLGGTIGGPIAKDRAFYFGAFEQILENLTRPNLSVPIGTPCPIQAPTITANEALIATNPDCQRLALINFFQTRFNQAEGNPVKHPIRNSAALGKIDWNLTPNNLFSFSYNFVYSRNENQTFDVATYGNSANGIEGPSKINSLKFNLFTTASARVSNEGHFTYLRETRPRSAVKSNIPADVAMGFSPTFRFGNPFFLQPNIDELIWRTQIKDNVSIIRGNHTIKFGGEWLHTVNDQVFRGFFTGRYLFDSVVGFLRYASPAATGPGFGPQTVACSNGRYVTAPTPCPAGSTPTGGPLLFYLQDGIPSGLPNVPPPGASEISNEDYALFIQDKWQIVPGFTFNYGLRWDAQIFPDPVVEPSRTAYGFALNHPLFPSNGRLPNQTKQFQPRLGFAWDVGNNQKSVIRASWGIYYARQNMLTQVGSITTNGAQQRTNFVNTDLIRMFGVPAPVFPGVVPPGPLTPCGSNPFPCFTGVRVFSRDYDNPRVYTTNVAFEQELVRDLALYLDFTHAKGVHLTRFYNLQRRRLVARSGAFSPALGDIFVTSSSAKSLYRGFTVGMRKRFSKGFQFDWNYVYSKDLDDDSNERDPFTDRSFDPDDYSKDYSNSDRDIRHKFNFYLFSELPAGFEGNVRIQARSAQPITPEPRVLNGVDRGRNTIRKDNEYFSFDWRVQRPFRWGDGRYAIVPIFEMFNTFNNKNNINPLVTPGLFNFDGFLRLGVGDPLQVQLAVKFTF